The proteins below are encoded in one region of Candidatus Bathyarchaeota archaeon:
- a CDS encoding DNA-directed RNA polymerase gives MSYGSREPREMHKAVCAECKQECEVPFKPDGSRPVYCRECYAKRRPPRRNRY, from the coding sequence ATGTCGTATGGAAGTAGAGAACCAAGAGAAATGCACAAGGCAGTTTGCGCGGAATGTAAACAAGAATGTGAAGTTCCGTTCAAACCTGACGGAAGCAGACCCGTATACTGCCGAGAATGCTATGCAAAGAGAAGACCCCCAAGAAGAAATAGATATTAA